A single window of Gemmatimonadota bacterium DNA harbors:
- a CDS encoding polyprenol monophosphomannose synthase: MRTVVIIPTYNEAPNLVALVERIRAVAPDAGILVVDDRSPDGTGELADTLASEDDRVRVLHRDPPRGRGLAGRDGFLHALSLGAEVILEMDADFSHDPALIPRFLREIENGADVVLASRFVPGGSDEDRSFPRRVLTILANAYIRVLLGMPVGDCNSGYRAFRRSAMEAVSPATLVSAGPSIVQEVLFRAHRAGCRIVEIPLAFVDRTTGDSKLGMRLLLDGYTMVLRLKFRELIGRGG, encoded by the coding sequence GTGCGGACCGTTGTCATCATACCGACCTACAACGAAGCCCCCAATCTCGTGGCGCTCGTGGAGCGCATCCGCGCAGTGGCACCGGACGCGGGCATACTGGTCGTGGATGACCGGTCTCCGGACGGAACCGGAGAGCTGGCCGACACGCTGGCATCCGAAGACGACCGGGTGCGTGTGCTCCACAGAGATCCCCCCAGAGGGCGAGGACTCGCGGGGCGGGATGGCTTCCTTCACGCGCTTTCTCTGGGGGCCGAGGTCATCCTGGAGATGGATGCGGACTTCTCCCACGATCCGGCGCTGATCCCGCGTTTCCTTCGCGAGATCGAGAACGGCGCGGATGTGGTGCTGGCGTCCCGATTCGTCCCCGGCGGCTCTGATGAAGACCGATCGTTTCCGCGCCGCGTGCTGACGATTCTCGCCAATGCGTACATCCGGGTGCTTCTGGGGATGCCGGTGGGTGACTGCAACTCCGGGTATCGGGCGTTTCGCAGGTCCGCAATGGAAGCGGTGTCTCCCGCCACCCTGGTCTCGGCGGGGCCGTCGATTGTGCAGGAGGTGTTGTTCCGGGCGCATCGAGCGGGGTGCCGGATCGTGGAGATCCCGCTGGCTTTCGTGGACCGTACGACGGGTGATTCCAAGCTCGGGATGCGCCTTCTGCTGGACGGCTACACGATGGTTCTTCGCCTGAAGTTCCGGGAACTGATCGGGAGGGGCGGATGA
- a CDS encoding FlgD immunoglobulin-like domain containing protein, which produces MKQLEDEYTRAEFITVDWHNSGAIVHPDAQARGNYYGVGGVPDVYFDGYDNEVGGGTDMYPYYQPTVVSHLASQAKITVSGYVIFDEAARTGTMVIDLEVAPGEVITNPGNCTVGAAIYEDDVFYCCGTNGWNNWHGIGRDLLPDSPLTISNGGETAQIVHNFNLDVVGPDTPWDISKLHGVAYVQRTGNKKMLNSGYMYPAYSAQVAGVDAPVRKTTPGAPVVFTHEVTYTGMLSDDVVVSTANVPPAWSAEVAWGASNGSSVTIPSMVPGQVETVTVTLDPQGNSGLASMLVDATPTLGAGNGGSDEVHTFSGTPAVLLVDDDRNYSYEASYLAAISGSGYSAVHWDNAALLAGPDEIYMGYYDAVIWMTGEFQVKTIGANSQAKIVSYLDAGGNFFLTSHGYLSDKGANTFTTDYLNVASWNDDSGCANASGVAADPIGDGLSFAMSPPYPDYADDMAPGAGGATWLNSSVGPVGIRYDSGTYRTVMLAAAFEGIQDTSSPNTKTDVMGRVLDWMLEGLTTGVETGPMASALTLSQNAPNPFTPAASTTIAFSVPRDGAVDLAVFNIAGRKVVDLADGTFTQGRHTVVWDGRDAKGSPVASGVYLYRLKAAGETLAREMVLTR; this is translated from the coding sequence TTGAAGCAGCTTGAGGACGAGTACACGAGGGCGGAGTTCATCACCGTCGACTGGCACAACAGCGGTGCGATCGTTCATCCGGACGCGCAGGCCCGCGGGAACTACTACGGGGTCGGCGGTGTGCCGGATGTCTATTTCGACGGGTACGACAACGAGGTTGGCGGCGGGACGGATATGTACCCGTACTACCAGCCGACCGTCGTGAGCCACCTGGCTTCGCAGGCCAAGATCACGGTGTCGGGATATGTCATCTTTGACGAGGCGGCCCGGACGGGAACGATGGTCATCGATCTGGAGGTTGCGCCGGGCGAGGTCATCACCAATCCCGGAAACTGCACCGTGGGCGCCGCCATCTATGAAGATGATGTGTTCTATTGCTGCGGAACCAATGGCTGGAACAACTGGCACGGGATCGGGCGGGATCTCCTCCCCGATTCTCCGCTCACGATCAGCAACGGCGGGGAAACCGCCCAGATCGTGCACAACTTCAATCTGGATGTCGTGGGACCGGACACGCCGTGGGATATTTCGAAGCTCCACGGAGTCGCCTATGTTCAGCGGACAGGGAACAAGAAGATGCTGAACTCGGGCTATATGTATCCGGCCTACTCGGCTCAGGTTGCGGGGGTGGACGCCCCGGTCCGGAAGACAACTCCGGGTGCTCCGGTGGTCTTTACGCATGAGGTCACCTACACGGGCATGCTTTCCGACGATGTGGTCGTCTCGACCGCGAATGTTCCGCCGGCCTGGAGCGCGGAAGTGGCCTGGGGCGCGTCAAATGGCTCCAGCGTCACCATTCCCTCCATGGTTCCGGGACAGGTGGAGACGGTGACCGTCACGCTGGACCCGCAGGGGAACAGTGGTCTTGCGTCCATGCTCGTGGATGCCACCCCCACACTGGGTGCCGGCAACGGGGGTTCGGACGAGGTCCACACATTCTCCGGAACTCCAGCGGTTCTTCTTGTGGATGATGACCGGAATTACAGCTACGAAGCGTCCTATCTGGCGGCCATATCCGGTTCGGGGTATTCCGCCGTTCACTGGGACAATGCGGCGCTCCTGGCGGGTCCGGACGAGATCTACATGGGCTACTACGACGCCGTGATCTGGATGACCGGCGAGTTTCAGGTCAAGACGATCGGCGCCAACAGCCAGGCCAAGATCGTCAGCTACCTGGATGCGGGCGGGAACTTCTTCCTGACGAGCCACGGTTATCTGTCCGACAAGGGCGCCAACACTTTCACGACGGACTATCTGAATGTCGCGTCGTGGAACGACGACTCCGGTTGTGCGAATGCGTCCGGCGTTGCGGCGGATCCGATCGGAGACGGGCTCTCGTTCGCCATGAGTCCGCCTTACCCCGATTACGCGGATGACATGGCACCCGGTGCGGGAGGGGCCACCTGGCTCAACTCATCGGTCGGGCCTGTCGGGATTCGGTATGACTCCGGTACCTACCGGACCGTCATGCTGGCCGCAGCCTTCGAGGGAATCCAGGACACTTCCAGCCCGAACACAAAGACCGATGTCATGGGTCGCGTGCTGGACTGGATGCTCGAAGGTCTCACGACCGGCGTGGAGACGGGGCCGATGGCGTCCGCTCTGACGCTCTCCCAGAACGCGCCCAACCCCTTCACTCCGGCCGCGTCCACGACGATCGCCTTCTCGGTTCCCCGGGACGGCGCGGTCGATCTGGCGGTATTCAATATCGCGGGTCGTAAGGTCGTGGATCTGGCGGACGGAACCTTCACGCAGGGCCGACACACGGTGGTGTGGGACGGTCGGGACGCGAAAGGGAGTCCGGTTGCGAGTGGTGTCTACCTCTACCGGCTGAAGGCGGCTGGTGAGACGCTGGCGCGGGAGATGGTGCTGACGCGCTGA
- a CDS encoding FlgD immunoglobulin-like domain containing protein gives MWCTNRFPAVCAFLCLALIIGFLFPVDSPARSISHLTRSAVPTADAGLESRGEMGAGVRGAFGFTVEPVTGDVATASAPWNLADLFYVLTNHSAVADTIRLYCDSSTMPALWTADVCIGMACYPTGVDWAMAPGQSDTVRVDAFPGSVGVGHAVLQVQSLGNPGLRVERDITIVCGSGSYFSVVPTGGNVETVAAPWSLADMFYVITNHSTVADTVHLYCDSSTMPALWTADVCIGMACYPAGVDWAMAPGQSDTIRVDAFPGSVGVGHAVLQVQTPDQSDEFPLTVVCGDTPYYTVTPLGGATTTVPAPWQLADFFYLLTNHSAGSDTIHLYCDSSTMPAMWTADVCIGMACYPAGVDWAMAAGQSDTIRVDAFPGSIGAGYAVLGTASLGDPLLGADFGVTVICGSATGVEALTPDASGVLLEQNAPNPVRTAASIRFSLPRADWATLRIHDVAGRTVRTLLDGPAGVGPHRLVWDGTDDHGGLVASGTYFYQLTTPLGKRAKTLILVR, from the coding sequence ATGTGGTGCACCAATCGTTTCCCTGCGGTCTGCGCGTTTCTGTGTCTGGCCCTCATCATCGGCTTCCTCTTTCCGGTGGATTCCCCCGCCCGGTCCATCTCCCATCTGACTCGTTCCGCCGTGCCGACTGCGGATGCCGGCCTGGAGTCGCGGGGAGAGATGGGCGCCGGAGTCCGTGGAGCGTTTGGATTTACGGTGGAGCCCGTGACGGGAGATGTCGCGACGGCCTCCGCCCCGTGGAACCTCGCGGATCTCTTCTATGTGCTCACCAACCACTCCGCAGTCGCGGATACCATTCGTCTCTACTGCGACTCATCCACGATGCCCGCCCTGTGGACGGCGGATGTCTGCATCGGGATGGCGTGCTACCCGACCGGCGTGGACTGGGCGATGGCGCCCGGGCAGTCGGATACCGTCCGGGTCGATGCATTTCCCGGCTCGGTCGGCGTGGGCCATGCGGTTCTTCAGGTGCAGTCGCTGGGGAACCCGGGGCTTCGCGTAGAGAGAGACATCACCATTGTGTGCGGAAGCGGAAGCTACTTCTCGGTGGTGCCGACCGGCGGGAATGTGGAGACGGTCGCCGCGCCGTGGAGCCTTGCGGACATGTTCTATGTGATCACGAACCACTCGACCGTTGCGGATACGGTTCACCTGTACTGTGATTCATCCACGATGCCCGCACTGTGGACGGCGGATGTCTGCATCGGGATGGCGTGTTACCCGGCCGGTGTGGACTGGGCGATGGCTCCGGGACAGTCGGATACCATTCGCGTCGATGCGTTCCCCGGGTCGGTCGGCGTGGGGCACGCGGTTCTCCAGGTGCAGACCCCGGACCAGTCGGATGAGTTTCCTCTGACCGTGGTCTGCGGCGACACTCCGTACTACACCGTGACGCCTTTGGGCGGAGCCACGACGACCGTGCCCGCTCCCTGGCAACTGGCGGACTTCTTCTACCTGCTGACGAATCACTCTGCCGGATCGGACACCATCCACCTGTACTGTGATTCGTCCACCATGCCCGCCATGTGGACGGCGGATGTCTGCATCGGGATGGCGTGCTATCCCGCGGGCGTGGACTGGGCGATGGCCGCCGGGCAGTCGGATACGATCCGTGTGGATGCGTTCCCCGGGTCGATCGGTGCGGGGTACGCGGTTCTGGGAACAGCCTCGCTGGGAGACCCTTTGCTGGGCGCGGACTTCGGTGTCACGGTGATCTGCGGCAGCGCCACCGGCGTGGAGGCTCTGACGCCGGATGCGTCCGGAGTCCTTCTGGAGCAGAATGCCCCCAACCCGGTACGGACCGCGGCTTCCATTCGCTTTTCGCTGCCGCGCGCCGACTGGGCCACTCTTCGTATTCACGATGTCGCGGGCCGGACCGTCCGGACACTGCTCGACGGTCCCGCCGGCGTGGGGCCGCACCGTCTCGTCTGGGACGGAACGGATGACCACGGCGGTCTTGTCGCCAGTGGCACTTATTTCTACCAACTGACCACCCCCCTCGGAAAGAGGGCGAAGACCCTGATCCTGGTCCGCTAG
- a CDS encoding PEGA domain-containing protein, translating to MGQPILAGAPRHALPWLRRAGTACVALAALGLMSAAGCRDSLIEPTQGFLSVESSVAGVSVTLDGVAQSRTAPCVLGPLAAGMHTVRVSREFYAATPESASAMVAAAGTTSVSFEMMLQTTGSARIASTDEMTQADLSGAAILVEGAPGEFTPTGRTTPAVVDSLPPGDARFVLRLDGFADTAPFTVEVAVGDTVDASAELGPLPGVLAEMFTYQTCINCGPAADSLHAVYEDFDERFVVVEYHTGQPVYELYTDYPDAILRQHYYYPSGAPPYPSVVFNGTERVEEAQESQLSRYRTLAGSYLAGCDNTCSIALRARDFTVAGTPGLTVLVKARSALGAGEAVLRLVLIEDGILTVPALPPGTIFNFVARWVSEEALPAMQAGEIAEFSHSFPAEAVWKEESNLGVAVFVQDDATGEVLQTVLAR from the coding sequence ATGGGTCAGCCGATTCTAGCGGGCGCTCCCCGCCACGCTCTGCCATGGCTTCGCCGCGCGGGGACGGCCTGTGTCGCGCTGGCTGCGCTGGGTCTGATGTCGGCGGCGGGCTGCCGGGACTCTCTCATCGAACCGACGCAGGGGTTCCTGTCCGTGGAGTCCAGTGTGGCGGGGGTTTCGGTGACGCTCGACGGAGTGGCCCAGTCCCGAACCGCGCCCTGCGTACTGGGGCCGCTTGCGGCGGGGATGCACACGGTGCGTGTTTCGCGCGAGTTCTATGCCGCCACTCCCGAGTCCGCGTCGGCGATGGTGGCGGCGGCGGGGACGACCTCGGTGTCATTCGAGATGATGCTCCAGACCACGGGTTCCGCCCGCATTGCCTCCACCGACGAGATGACGCAGGCGGATCTTTCGGGGGCCGCCATCCTTGTGGAGGGTGCGCCCGGGGAGTTCACGCCCACGGGCAGAACCACCCCCGCCGTCGTCGACAGCCTGCCTCCGGGGGACGCGCGCTTTGTCCTGCGCCTGGACGGATTCGCGGACACCGCGCCCTTCACTGTGGAAGTGGCCGTGGGAGACACCGTGGATGCCTCTGCGGAACTCGGGCCGCTTCCCGGCGTGCTTGCGGAGATGTTCACCTACCAGACCTGCATCAACTGCGGTCCCGCAGCGGACTCTCTGCACGCCGTGTACGAGGACTTCGACGAACGGTTCGTGGTCGTGGAGTATCACACCGGACAGCCCGTTTACGAACTCTACACGGACTACCCCGACGCAATCCTGCGGCAGCACTACTACTATCCGTCGGGAGCGCCGCCCTATCCGTCCGTCGTGTTCAACGGAACGGAACGGGTGGAAGAGGCGCAAGAGTCGCAACTCAGCCGCTACCGGACCCTTGCGGGCTCGTACCTGGCCGGATGCGACAACACCTGCTCCATTGCTCTTCGCGCCCGGGACTTCACCGTCGCCGGTACGCCGGGGCTCACGGTTCTCGTGAAGGCGCGTTCCGCATTGGGCGCGGGCGAGGCCGTCCTGCGGCTCGTGCTGATTGAAGACGGTATCCTGACCGTTCCCGCTCTTCCCCCCGGTACCATTTTCAACTTTGTGGCGCGCTGGGTTTCAGAGGAGGCTCTTCCGGCCATGCAGGCGGGCGAGATTGCGGAGTTCTCGCACAGCTTTCCCGCGGAGGCGGTCTGGAAGGAAGAATCGAACCTCGGAGTGGCCGTTTTTGTGCAGGATGACGCCACAGGGGAGGTTCTTCAGACGGTACTGGCTCGCTGA
- a CDS encoding DUF6029 family protein — protein sequence MTLRGVLALWWIALAAPLSPSSAWDGDGALSMSVVNKVEYRRYSLDARREEAFRNRLDVQGYLGALTGWIRYEAVQVSDASFYDPFSLPGLDAGDTRVERSGVPMGALTMEQGAFRVTAGHFSEVLGRGMLLAVFEDEELNFDSRLQGASIRWDHASGSARVLAGQHEGNRFRALRFDAESLGPLQLGGGMVEAWGSGQNTDVRDREQLFGATAELSGATGTLFAEHVVRTFPNGADAGHGSYASVSGVMGEFSLEAEARDYERFEFEYHDPPSVLFQHQWTLANRVIGVIQTDIGNDDVQGWLTEGTYSPGLFTTLLGAYGVTRSHDGDREYREGYAEGKTDWQERVFATVAAGETEFDFGPRFTEILSGYGEVVAEFGEVQSLAVALEWSEAVESDATTADFQYPREWRDRILNLTYARSPWLTMTLSHEDTTDEEQERSDWLFLQAEIMLDSGNDVVLTAGSERGGWKCSGGVCWYEPEFQGVKVKWVSRF from the coding sequence GTGACCCTGCGCGGAGTGCTTGCCCTCTGGTGGATCGCCCTCGCGGCGCCGCTCTCGCCATCTTCCGCATGGGATGGCGACGGTGCGCTCTCGATGAGCGTCGTCAACAAGGTGGAGTACCGTCGGTACTCGCTGGATGCACGCCGGGAAGAGGCCTTCCGTAATCGGCTCGATGTGCAGGGTTACCTCGGGGCACTCACCGGCTGGATTCGGTACGAAGCGGTTCAGGTCTCCGATGCCTCCTTCTACGACCCCTTCTCGCTCCCCGGGTTGGATGCCGGCGACACGCGCGTGGAGCGTTCCGGCGTTCCGATGGGTGCTCTCACCATGGAGCAGGGGGCGTTTCGCGTGACGGCGGGTCACTTCTCCGAAGTGCTTGGCCGCGGGATGCTGTTGGCGGTCTTCGAAGACGAGGAACTGAACTTCGACAGCCGCCTGCAGGGAGCTTCCATTCGCTGGGACCATGCGTCGGGAAGTGCGCGGGTTCTTGCGGGCCAGCACGAGGGCAACCGCTTCCGGGCGTTGCGTTTCGACGCCGAGAGCCTGGGACCCCTGCAACTGGGGGGCGGGATGGTGGAAGCCTGGGGGAGCGGTCAGAACACCGATGTTCGTGATCGGGAGCAGCTCTTCGGCGCCACGGCGGAACTCTCGGGAGCCACGGGAACTCTGTTTGCGGAGCATGTCGTGCGCACCTTTCCCAATGGTGCCGATGCCGGGCACGGATCGTATGCTTCCGTCTCCGGCGTGATGGGCGAGTTCTCGCTGGAAGCGGAGGCTCGGGACTACGAACGCTTCGAGTTCGAGTACCACGATCCGCCCAGCGTGCTCTTTCAGCATCAGTGGACGCTGGCGAATCGTGTGATCGGCGTGATCCAGACAGACATCGGGAACGATGATGTGCAGGGCTGGCTCACCGAAGGCACTTACTCCCCCGGGCTCTTCACCACCCTCCTCGGGGCTTATGGAGTCACCCGAAGCCATGACGGCGACCGCGAGTACCGGGAAGGCTACGCAGAGGGGAAGACCGACTGGCAGGAGCGCGTGTTTGCCACGGTGGCCGCGGGGGAGACGGAGTTCGACTTCGGCCCGCGCTTCACGGAGATTCTCTCGGGATACGGGGAAGTCGTCGCGGAGTTCGGAGAGGTGCAGAGCCTCGCGGTGGCCCTGGAGTGGTCGGAGGCGGTGGAGTCCGATGCCACGACTGCGGACTTCCAGTATCCGCGGGAGTGGCGTGACCGCATTCTGAACCTGACCTATGCCAGATCGCCCTGGCTCACCATGACGCTGTCTCACGAAGACACAACGGATGAGGAGCAGGAGCGGTCCGACTGGCTCTTTCTGCAGGCGGAGATCATGCTGGACAGTGGAAACGATGTGGTCCTGACGGCGGGCTCGGAGCGCGGGGGCTGGAAGTGCTCCGGGGGCGTCTGCTGGTACGAACCCGAGTTTCAGGGAGTGAAGGTGAAATGGGTCAGCCGATTCTAG
- a CDS encoding TlpA disulfide reductase family protein, which translates to MALLFRRIPLFFAMFLFFAPAAEAELPVLGKAPAFKARDMNGEKVSLEGYLGKGPIVVDFWATWCKPCKKELPWLQKLHAKYEERGLQMVTVSIDQPKSSGKVKPYVRGRKYTFPVIMDPTQHVFRKLQGKGSVPYMVIIDADGSIRYRHTGYQPGFEKKLEKMILELLPPEAEPEAEAPDAEVAE; encoded by the coding sequence ATGGCCCTGCTCTTCCGCCGGATTCCGCTCTTCTTCGCGATGTTCCTTTTCTTCGCGCCGGCTGCCGAAGCGGAGCTTCCCGTGCTGGGCAAGGCTCCTGCCTTCAAGGCCCGGGACATGAACGGGGAGAAGGTGTCGCTGGAGGGGTATCTCGGAAAGGGGCCGATCGTGGTCGACTTCTGGGCCACCTGGTGCAAGCCGTGCAAGAAGGAACTCCCGTGGCTCCAGAAGCTCCATGCGAAGTACGAGGAGCGTGGGCTTCAAATGGTGACGGTCTCCATCGATCAACCCAAGAGTTCCGGCAAGGTGAAGCCTTATGTGCGCGGGCGAAAGTACACCTTTCCGGTGATCATGGATCCGACACAGCATGTCTTCCGCAAGCTTCAAGGGAAGGGGAGCGTGCCGTACATGGTGATCATCGATGCGGACGGCAGCATTCGCTATCGCCACACCGGTTATCAGCCGGGATTCGAAAAGAAGCTGGAGAAGATGATCCTCGAGCTTCTGCCTCCGGAGGCGGAGCCTGAGGCGGAGGCCCCCGATGCCGAGGTGGCCGAGTGA
- a CDS encoding glycosyltransferase family 9 protein produces the protein MKGAKRRWRTDCRFFPGDRPCAHRRECEGCDLHEPWGRRVLVLKIGAIGDVLRTTPILRPLAGGSASPVHVTWVVGEAARPLLNGHPRIDRVLTPGAEADAILAVEDFDLLLSLDKDPWPTARAMTVTATEKRGFGRDRNGVVIPLHPSAEYAWELGLSDRLKFQENQRVYQDLIGEVCGIPWDGEEYDVPAPADDSATGRRILESAGIAVGSGPLVGFNTGAGGIFANKAWTGDAYATLAGRLAAEGCRVALLGGRAEAERNERIARLSEGAAVDTGFEHSLPEFAGLISHFDLVVTGDTLGMHLAIAGRVPVVALFGSTCPQEIELYGRGEKIITPMDCHPCYRHTCDLSPGCQDLIPVDAVHEAVRRILT, from the coding sequence ATGAAGGGAGCAAAGAGACGCTGGCGCACCGATTGCCGCTTTTTCCCCGGCGACCGTCCGTGCGCCCACCGGCGGGAGTGCGAAGGCTGCGACCTCCACGAACCGTGGGGCCGGCGGGTGCTCGTGCTGAAGATCGGCGCCATCGGGGATGTGCTGCGGACCACCCCCATCCTTCGCCCGCTGGCGGGGGGGAGCGCGTCGCCCGTCCATGTGACCTGGGTCGTCGGGGAGGCAGCCCGTCCGCTCCTGAACGGCCATCCGCGGATCGACCGGGTGCTGACGCCCGGAGCCGAGGCGGATGCCATTCTCGCCGTGGAGGACTTCGACCTTCTGCTCTCGCTCGACAAGGATCCCTGGCCCACGGCACGCGCGATGACGGTGACGGCCACGGAGAAGCGCGGTTTCGGGCGGGACCGGAACGGGGTCGTGATTCCGCTGCACCCGTCCGCGGAGTATGCGTGGGAACTGGGACTCTCCGACCGGCTCAAGTTTCAGGAGAATCAACGCGTCTACCAAGATCTCATCGGTGAAGTGTGCGGAATCCCCTGGGACGGGGAAGAGTACGATGTCCCCGCGCCGGCAGACGACTCCGCGACCGGCCGGAGAATACTGGAGAGCGCCGGGATCGCCGTGGGGAGCGGTCCACTCGTCGGGTTCAACACCGGCGCGGGCGGGATCTTCGCGAACAAGGCCTGGACCGGGGATGCATACGCAACGCTCGCCGGGCGGCTCGCAGCCGAAGGATGCCGGGTGGCGTTGCTCGGCGGGCGTGCGGAGGCCGAGCGGAATGAGCGGATCGCGCGGTTGTCGGAGGGTGCCGCCGTCGATACTGGCTTCGAGCATTCGCTGCCGGAGTTTGCGGGGCTGATCAGCCATTTCGACCTGGTGGTCACCGGAGACACGCTGGGAATGCACCTTGCGATCGCGGGGCGGGTTCCGGTCGTCGCCCTGTTCGGGTCCACCTGCCCGCAGGAAATCGAACTCTACGGACGGGGAGAGAAGATCATCACCCCGATGGATTGCCACCCCTGCTATCGGCACACCTGCGACCTCTCGCCAGGCTGTCAGGATCTTATCCCGGTGGACGCGGTCCACGAGGCTGTTCGGCGAATCCTGACATAG
- a CDS encoding sensor domain-containing diguanylate cyclase produces MRKLLAGRLLRMEERQEAEGILALPDPVETALRLRGLLETLASRDALVRLNPPAGRESHNRRYLDPATNDRWTIRLPGPRAVDPEGSPTAEDRPEPAAPVAPAAQSAPSPRIVKAVETFPLEPGLTRKFYDPATGEPLRTLFSGFAPCRSPEEFAASLAPIRDLVLRHSSATQLHFFLLEEVVGADDGSQDEATSLIPVTFPECVVPAAHELGKAVRRSVLQDQLGVHVPDLTAREARAPAGEQGALVCLPMTSGDRVVGSMEVLRDAPGPFETEELAFFSLAAAVTGGLVVRAESLEKLIFLDKLTGLYNRAYFDDQILREIERANRTGTSVALLMADLDHFKRINDSHGHQVGDRALAFLASIIRANIRQIDVAARYGGEEFAILLPTITRARAVLTAERLRRVVAEASFSEIAPELDETRVSVSLGLALYPDDAGSAVQLIERADRVALYAAKNRGRNRVVSWASIQEQAEDPITG; encoded by the coding sequence TTGAGAAAGCTGCTCGCGGGAAGACTCCTCCGGATGGAAGAGCGGCAGGAAGCCGAGGGAATCCTCGCACTGCCGGATCCGGTCGAAACCGCCCTGCGCCTTCGCGGACTGTTGGAGACCCTGGCATCCCGAGATGCGCTCGTCCGGCTGAACCCGCCTGCCGGGCGGGAGTCGCACAATCGGCGCTATCTGGATCCGGCGACCAACGACCGCTGGACCATTCGCCTTCCCGGGCCGCGTGCGGTGGATCCGGAAGGCTCGCCGACGGCGGAAGATCGACCGGAACCCGCCGCACCCGTCGCCCCGGCCGCACAGTCGGCTCCGTCGCCCAGAATCGTGAAGGCTGTGGAGACATTCCCACTGGAGCCGGGACTCACCCGCAAGTTCTACGATCCGGCCACCGGGGAACCGCTCCGAACGCTCTTCTCCGGGTTTGCCCCATGCCGTTCGCCGGAGGAGTTTGCCGCGTCCCTTGCGCCAATCCGGGATCTCGTCCTCCGCCATTCCAGTGCCACGCAGCTTCACTTCTTCCTGCTGGAGGAAGTGGTCGGTGCAGACGACGGCTCGCAGGATGAGGCCACCTCGCTCATCCCGGTGACCTTTCCCGAATGCGTGGTTCCGGCAGCGCACGAACTGGGCAAGGCGGTGCGCCGGAGCGTCCTGCAAGATCAGCTGGGCGTGCATGTCCCGGACCTGACCGCGCGGGAGGCCCGGGCCCCGGCTGGAGAACAGGGTGCGCTGGTCTGTCTCCCGATGACATCCGGAGACCGGGTGGTCGGCAGCATGGAAGTGCTGCGCGATGCCCCCGGCCCCTTCGAGACGGAGGAGCTGGCGTTCTTTTCGCTGGCCGCGGCCGTGACCGGAGGGCTGGTGGTGCGAGCCGAATCGCTGGAGAAGCTCATCTTCCTCGACAAGCTGACGGGGCTGTACAACCGCGCCTACTTCGACGACCAGATCCTGCGCGAAATCGAACGCGCCAACCGCACGGGAACTTCGGTCGCGCTTCTGATGGCCGACTTGGACCACTTCAAGCGAATCAACGACTCCCACGGGCATCAGGTCGGGGACCGTGCGCTGGCATTCCTCGCGTCGATCATTCGCGCCAACATCCGGCAGATCGATGTGGCGGCCCGGTACGGCGGTGAGGAGTTCGCCATCCTCCTGCCCACCATCACCCGCGCCCGAGCGGTTCTGACGGCGGAGCGGCTTCGTCGTGTCGTGGCGGAGGCGTCCTTCTCCGAGATCGCGCCGGAGCTGGACGAGACGCGGGTTTCGGTTTCGCTGGGGCTGGCGCTGTATCCGGACGACGCCGGAAGCGCGGTCCAGCTGATCGAACGCGCCGACCGCGTGGCGCTCTACGCCGCGAAGAACCGCGGGCGGAATCGCGTGGTGTCGTGGGCCTCCATCCAGGAGCAGGCCGAAGATCCCATTACGGGGTAG